AACTCCCATGAATGCAAGGGTTTTCCAGGGGAAGCCAACATTTCTGTGTCATCCGGAGACCTCAATTTCCTAATAAGAGTGCTGGTTGATGTTGGCTGCAATCCATGAAGGCTGGCAAGAGGCAGCAAGCATTGGTTAAAGACAGTTGGTCCAGGCTCTCTGCTGGTCAAGATGTAAACTATTTTGAGCACTAGAGTGGAAGAAATCAGTCAGTCGACTGCAGAGCTCAGTTAGGACTGATGAGTGGCCAGGAAGAGCCAAGACAGCTGACCTAATAGTAATAAATTCCATCCAGGCACTAAAACTCCAAATTTAAAGCAATAGCCTATAAAGAGACATGTGAAGGAAGCAAAGCCTCTGATAATCACCTTTCTTAAATACCAATTAATCCAACCTTGTCAATGCTTATGTAACATTCCAGTCCTGTTGGTACAAAAATCTTGGACCTGGGATTATAACTTTTTATACAATTTGAGAACCATCAACCAAATTGAGGATGATTTCCCACAAGCTTGAAGAATGTACAAAGAGAAATGGGGGGATTGAAACATAAAACACTGAGCAGTTTAAAGTGATTTTGCCTTCTTAAAACTGGTTGCTGATTAATCAAACCTTGAGTTATTTTTAGAGGCAGCACTGTGCATGTGCAAAAAGGAGCCTATGTTTCCAGGATGACTGCAGAACCAAGAGGGTTCAGTCTGTGGAACTCTCAGAGTAGGAATGTTGCCAGGGGAGAACTGTATGAAGTCCTTCAATAAGGAAAATCTGGCTTCTAGCAACATGAATAGCTTACATGAACTAATTCAAGACTAGCCAAATAGTTTCCAAGTTTGCAGTTCCCCTAAACCCTTTCATTTTACCCCAGTTTCTGGGTTGAGGAGACAGATTTGAGAGCCCTGCCTCATGTCTTCTTGCCACTCCACCTTGAAATAAAGTTTGTCTCTCAAAAGCCCATTCCATAGTATTGGCTTCTATGTGCATCAGGCAGTGAGCCCTTACTGGGGAACACTAGTGACTGATAGGCCTGGAATTAGATCCCTCTCTGAATTCCTCTAGATCCGACGCTGTTCTACTCCTCTTGGCCTAAAGCAGAACTTGTGTTCCTTAACACTCGAAAGTATCTTGGGATAAAAGTAAGGACTCTGGATATATTCCAATACACTTCGTCAGGCACAAAGCCTTGAAGGCTACCTCAGGAAATGACAGCAATAAGGAGGAGAAATAGATGATAGTGACAATAAGATCGTCTCTCTATGCAGTTTCAGAGAACTTCAATCAAAAGAGCAGAAAACCATATTGGACTGCTCCTTTCCTTTAGAAATGTGCGCATATCTCAGATATGGGGGGTTGGGTTCTAgatcactgcaataaagtgaatattgccaTAAAGTAAATCATAGGAATTTGGGGGATTCCCAGTGCTTATAAAAGTTGTTAATCCTATTGTACACTTACTAGAAgatgtctaaaaaatgtacatagcttaatttaaaattagaatacaACTACAATAGTAACAGAGACCTGGTCAGAGCACCATAAGGAATAAAATATGCgaagagtttaaaatatttcacaaatttaCAAAATGTGGCCCAGGGACCCCAAGTGAACACACGATTTTGGGGAAATGATGCCATAGTTATGTTCAATGCACAGTTACTGTAAACTTTCAGTTTGTAATGAAACACAATATATGTGAAGCATGGTTAAGTGaagtacaattttttaaaggtatGCCTATAAATCAATTAAAACAATTCACATAAGAGACTGACTCTggctaagttttttgtttttttcttttaaattaatttaattggagattagttactttacaatattgtggttttttgccatatattgacatgaataagCCACAGGTGTACGTGTGTCCCCCCATCCTAAATCCCGCACCCTCCAGAAACAGAGAGATCAACATTTTTCTCTGGGAGCGTACCCCATCCTGCCCCCTGCCTTCTGTGACATTTTCCCCATCTCATATGAAGTCTGGAACATGAAACTCTAAGGTTTGCTTTAGGGACACTGCTCAAGATTTTGCAGGGATGTGGTGTTCCCCAGGAACCTATTATTCCAAGAGATAGACAAAATGAAGGCCCACATGAGTGAGGACTGGAGGGACAACCACCCTAAAATATAGGTCATTCAGAGACCTGCCCAAACTTGTTCTCAAACCTAGAACACGCAGACAGGATACTTGTAATTCCCTATTACAAGTCTTAGAGTTCTCTGTGAGGTCAAAGTCTCAGTCTAAGAAGAATGGCCTCAGTTCAGTAGAGGGAGAATCTCAGGTTGGAGGGTCAGGTCCCAGGACTGGCCAGGACCATGGTGAGGTCCCTGAGTGAAGAAAGAAGTATCACTAGACCCACAAATGAGGAGGCTTTACATACAGACCCCTGCCCCTATTCCTAACCCCAGAGGCTCCAGGCAGAGTTATAAGGATGAGAAGCCTCTTCATTTCTGTCTGGTCTCAGTGAGGGGAAGGGCTTTTTCTCTCAGGATCAGACCTCAGTTCTGCAGAGGAGGGCGTCTTGGCCATCACCACAGTGAAGGTGAGGCCCATCGGTGCTAATGAGAGGGTCTCTCCCACCAAGGAGGAAGGCTCACAGAGTGGCACTGCCACTGTCAAGGAGAGATGCTCAGAGACACGTCCTGACTCCCCACTCGGGATTTGGGGAGGCTAAGGCTttgtttgggggcaggaggacttAAGTCCATAGAGTAAGGGGACTCAGGCTCTGACAGACGGTACAGGGAGGACCCTAGGGGATGACCCAGGGACCGCTGAACACTGAACGATGGAGTCCCCACAAAGCCCCACCCCTGCCATCATCCCTCAGAGATCCCGCACAGGGTAGCCATCACCAGAATCGGCTCCCCCCAACTTCCGTGCTGGTGGCAATGAGCTCTGATTGTTGTTCAGGGTGTTCGTTTAAATGAGAGTGgattcccaggactgatctgaagGCAAGGTGAGGACCTGAATGTGGACTCATGGGACCATTGCCCCTCCTGTAACAAAGCGAAACCCACCAAGTCTCACCTCTATGGTCGGCAGGGGATGGTTCCTACAACACTGTTAGGCTGAATTATCAGTAAATCTTGGTCTAAGAGATTGTGTAACATCAAAGAGATTACTTGATTCTATAATAGAAACCTAGGCCCCAACTCCAGCCATGGGGAGGGGTCCGAGTGCTAACTCAGCACTGGCAATAAAGATGGTGACACAAAGCAGCACCCATGCACTCAATTCCCTGACTTCTCCTCTGCTGAACTCTAGGAGGTGAAGCTATGTTTGGAGGCTTGTGGACAGAGTTCTGGTAAGGGAGGAGTGTCAGACTCTAATAGACATGAAGATGGAGACTCCGAATGAGGACCATAGGACACGCTCCGCGGCTTTCCCCACGCCACCCCCCGCGTGCCCCTGTCCCCCTGTGCCCCTGCGTCCCTGAGCTATCTGACACCCTGTGCATCATGGCCAGAAATGAGTCATCCTGACTTCCGTTTTACAGTTTCCTGGAAGTAAGGACTTCTATCCGGCAATCAGGCCTCTGGCGGCAGAAGGTGGATTCCCAGCACTGGTCCAGAGTCGAGGTGAAAACTGAGTTGGGACTGAGGCAGGGGCCACTCAGCCCATAACCAAGAGGGCCGCACTAAGTTTCACTGCTGCTGTGAGCCCTGGGAAGCTCCGGCAGAGCCATCAAACTGAGTTCTGCCTGGGCAAGTCTCAGGGATGGGAGGGCTTTGGTCAGGCGTAGCCCCTGCTTGCAGATGGAGGATACCTCTGTCCTAACTGCAGTGAATTGAGAACCCTAAGTACTGACTGGGGGGCCTTCCCCGTTTAAGGGTGGTATCACAAAGCAGAGTGCCTATATATCTAGGGGGCTCGAGTGAAGGGTAGTCATGTATGTCTTATCCTGACTTTGCCCCTCCAGGAACTCGGGGAATTCAGGACTTTGCTCTGAGGCTGAATGACCCAGGTTATTGGTGGGAGGAGTCCTGAGTTCTACCCAGACCGGAACGAGGTCTAAAGTGAACACCAACTCTAAGTGTAAGTTGTCATAGATTTTGGCTCTTTTCCAAATGGAAACCTAGCGTATCTATCTGTGAAGCTGAGTGAGTCTTCTCACTTTTGTCTGGAGAGTTCAGAGATGTGAGGATGTTGGAATATGTGAATGGCCTCAATTCTGCCAAGGGAGGAGGCCCAGGGCTTCAGAGGAGTCAGCATGAGGGCCCTGAAAGAACAATGTTGATCGCTCTCACCCTAGAACAGGGAAAACAATAGAGagcaccatcccccacccccacccaccgcaCAGCACTGAGAAGCCCAGGCATGGAAGTCAGGTGTATGTGAACTCTCCTTCTTTCTGATGGTATGGGATTGGTGAGAGCCTTTGTCTGATAGGAGGTACACCAGGGCAGCAGATACCGGTGTCCCAGGCTCTACCTAGAGCCAAGGAAAGACCCTGAAAGAGGACGGAAAACCCcagtgagcccaggacagagtTCCCTAGAGCTGACTGCTGTGGGTGCCCCCTGCCAGGGACACTGGGCTGAGGTACCTCTTCACTTCTTCAGGTATCACAGGAAGATGAGGACCAGGCTTTGGGGTATAAGCTTTGAGCCGCACAGAGGAGGGGCCCCTGCATCTGCCAAAAGTTGATACGATTGTCCTGAATATGAACCGAGAGGACCCCCACCCTCCAGAATGGAGGGGGTTAACCTCAAGGACTGGCCCACTGCTCCTCAGCCCCAGGAAGCAGGCGGcagggctggcaggctgcagcctgaGTCTCAATTATTTTGACAGAGTTTTCAAGAGGACAGGGTGATCAGATCAGGAGTCCTCTGGGTTTGTAGAGCAGTGCCCACATGGAAACCTGCAGAGTGGGCCTTCTTAAAGGCCGAGTGGTGCCTCCCTGCCGTGGGCACTCACAACCTctcatcctctctcctctctgcccagaTCACGTGCTGTTCTACCTGCACTCCTGCCTGTTGTCCTGACCACAGTCACCATGCCTCGGGGTAAGAAGGCTAAGCTCCACACCTGTGAGAAACACCGCCAGGCTCAGCATGGCACCCAGGATCTGAGGGGTGCTCAGGTCACTGCCACCATGATGGAAGCACTCTCATCTTCCTCCAATCCTGGTCCTGGGGTTGATGCTAAGGGAAAGTCCGGTGCTAGGTTTTGTAACCATCTCAAGAGTCCTCAGGGGGCCCTGGCCACCACCACTGTACCTGTAGGTGTTTCTCCCACAAGATCATCCAAAAGAGCCCTTGGGAAAATTCGGAAAAAGCGAAATTCCTCTCAACCCCCTCTCTCCAATGTGCGGTCTGGAAAACACTCACTAACCAGGCAGACAGGTCTGTTGGTGCAGTTCCTGTTACACATGTGTAAGATGAAAAAGCCCATTAAGAAAGCAAATATGCTGAAGATCATCGATAAAAAGTACCAAAATTGATTCCTCAGGATCCTCAAAAGTGCTTCTGACAGGATGGAGGTGGTATTTGGTATTGACGTGAAGAAAGACAACACTGCCAAGCATTGTTATGTCCTTGTCAGCAAGATGAATCTCCCCCACAATGGGATCCTGCACCATGGCAGGGGTTTTTCCAAGACCGGTCTCCTGATGAATCTCCTGGATGTGATCTTCATGAAGGGCAACTGCACCACAGAGGAAGACATCTGGGATTTCCTGGGTAAGATGAATATCTATGCTGGGAAGAGGCACTTCATATTTGGGGAGCCCAAGAAGCTCATCACCCAAGATTTGGTGCAGCTGAAGTATTTGGAATATCAGCAAGTGCCCGGCAGTGATCCAGCATGCTATGAGCTCCTGTGGGGTCTGAGAGCACACGCTGAAGCAAGCAAGATGAGAGTCCTGGAGTTCCTGGCCAGGATTAACCACTTGGATTCCAGTGCCTTCCACTTTGGGTATGAAGAGGCTTTGAAAGATGAGGAAGAGAGGGCCCAAGCTAGCGGATGTCCCAGTGTTCCCCCAGCAGTTCCTTCCACACCTAGTGAAGCTGAGGCAAATTCTGCACTTTGTGGCTCAAGAGAGTAGTCAGTGTTCCAAGTAGTATAGGACTGGACGTCACCGAGGATTCATAGTGTAAAATACCTTGGTGTTCCTGTTCTGTATGGGGAATTTAGAAATCAACTTGTGTTTTTAAGTTCTCTACTTTTCTAATGCTGCTCCTAAATGAAAGCTTACCTAGCTTATAATCTAAGTGTATGAATAACATCAGTCACACTTTTATTGGTCTTAATGATAAGAGTTTTTCTGTTGTGTAAAGCAAATGGGGAAGCTTCCATCTTATTTAGTAAGCCAGTTCAAGACAAAATGGCATTGCAATATGTTATTTccttgaaaatatgaaaaagttaaGCAGTAAAATATGTGGGATCAAGAAACATAGGAAAAGTAAGATGGTATTTGGATTCCTCATGCCTTGTACTCTGCgttttacaaaattataaacaACAGTATATACTTGGTTAATTCAAAATGTAGAATTAAATTCTAATAATTTCAACCTCATGCTCACAGGCTCATTTATTCCCTGAACATGAACTGAGCCTCTGCTCATAGTAGGCTCCATGCTAGTACTTGGAGAGCTGAGAAAAAGATCTAGCCACTGACCATAAAATTACAGAGGCGAGAAGCAGCTGTCATGCAAAGGAAACGGTGACATGACAGCAGTCAAATGTGAATTCCCTGATGCAAGGGAGTGGTGGGCCTTGGGAAAATAGAAGTCCTTAAGTGGGAAGTAATTATAAGTTGTGTGCATGGCGGGCTGGATGAGGCTGTGGCAATCGTGACCAGGGACCAGGTTCTCGCATGGTGGGCTGTatagtttaaaaacaaagccTGGGATGGGAAACTGCCCTTAACAGTTACAGGCACACTTCACTCTGTTGCACGTTGCTTTATTGTATTTCACAGgtactgctttcttttctttgttctttttctttaccaAATTGAAAGTTTGTGTTAGTCAACCTTGCTTCCAGCAAGTCTTTTGGCTCCATGTTTCCAACATcgtttgctcacttcatgtctgtgTGTCACATTTTGATACCTCTTGCAATGTTCACACCCTCAGCAGCAAAAATAATGGACTCAGTGAAGGCTCAGATAATGGTtagcatcttttttcttttagcaaagAGGTGTTTCTATTTAAGATATCTATATTGTTCTGAGGCATAATGCTATTGCCCACTTAATAGCCTAcaatatagtataaacataagTTTTATGAAagtactgggaaaccaaaaatttgtTGTGACTCAATTGTGATATTGACTGTCCTTCAGGGGTTGGGAACCAAACTTGCAGGATTTTCTGGTTCTCCCTGTGCTTTGGGATTGtgagtaaatcagacagaaatcGCGTGAACCTGGCGTGGAATGTATCCTGTAGCTCTTGTTCCGGTGCAGGCAAGCAATGTGCAGATTAGATGTTTTATGCACGTTGCCTTCTATTCACAGAGTTTCTGAGAAATCAGGGTGAGGTCTCCGCGGCGGCTGCAGCCCTAGAGCGCCCGATGCGCACGCGTGCAATCCGCCTCCACTCGCACTTCTACCCTGGCCTCGCGCCCCTGCCACACTTTGTGGACGCCAGCTCGGCTGGTGCGGTCGAACGCGCTGCGGCAGCCCTGGGCCCGGGCTCGGAGGCTCCCGGCGGAGAGGAGGCGGCCCGCCCGGCCAGGGACCCCACGCAAGGCGGCGGCTGGCCTAGGGGTTGCGTAGTCCCCGCCCGGCCAGGCCCAGCCGGGCCCTGGACAGAGACAGGGCAGGGCATTGTTCATGCACTGACCGACCTTAGCACCCCTGGCATGACCTCAGGGAACGGAAACTCTGCCTCCAGCATCACTGGCACTGCCCCAAGAATGGTGGGACGCTTGTCTCTGCTGGTGGGGAATCTCAAGAAGTATGCACACgggttcttgcctgagaaacttCCGCAGCAGGACCATAACACCACCACTGACTTAGAGATGGAGGAGCCCTATCTGCAAGAATCCAAAGAGGAGGGTACTCCACTCAAACTCAAGTGCGAGCTCTGTGGCTGTGTGGACTTTGCCTCCAAGTTCAACCATCCCAATCACTTCTGTTCCATGGCTTGTGCAAAAAGGTACAACGTGGGGTGCACCAAACGAGTGGGGCTTTTCCACTCAGACCGGAGCAAGCTGCAGAAGGTGGGAGCCATGACCCACAACCGCTGTCAGGCCAGCAAAGCCAGTCTGCCGACACTTACCAAGGATACCAAGAAGCAGCCAACAGGCACTGTACCCCTTTCAGTTACCGCTGCCCTGCAGCTAACACACAGCCAGGAAGACTCCAGCCGTTGCTCAGATAACTCAAGCTATGAGGAACCCTTGTCCCCCATCTCAGCCAGCTCGTCCACCTCCCACCGGCGACAAGGCCCACGGGACCTGGAGCTCCCTGACATGCACATGCAGGACCTGGCGGGCATGGGACACCACTTCCTGTCAAGCGGGCCCACCAAGTGGAACGTGGACGATGTCTATGAATTCATCCGCTCTCTGCCAGGCTGCCAGGAAATCACAGAGGAGTTTCGTGGCCAGGAGATCGATGGGCAAGCTCTACTGCTGCTCAAGGAGGACCACCTGATGAGTGCCATAAACATCAAGCTGGGGCCCCCCCTCAAGATCTACGCGAGCATCAGCATGCTTAAGGAGCAGGGCCGGTCGAGGGAAGGGCCCTCGCTGTGGGGCGTGGCTGGGGAGGAGGTCTCGGGACCTCCTTGGTGACTCTCAGGGGCCTTTCTTTCtgtgggaggggcagagaggtAGGTGGCACAGAAGATGGGGCTTTATGCTTGTAAATATTTGAATGCACTGGCTTCCTCCAAAGTCCCACGACTCTAGCCCCGCTTCTCTTCCCCTCTTTCTATCCCCCATTTTCCAGGGGGTATGTGGTCAGGGCTCCCAACCTGAGTTGGGTCACTTCCCAGGGCAGCCGTCGGGCCTGGAGAGAGGCTTCGGAAGCCCTCGCCTGCCTTCGT
This genomic interval from Bos indicus x Bos taurus breed Angus x Brahman F1 hybrid chromosome X, Bos_hybrid_MaternalHap_v2.0, whole genome shotgun sequence contains the following:
- the LOC113886697 gene encoding LOW QUALITY PROTEIN: melanoma-associated antigen B3-like (The sequence of the model RefSeq protein was modified relative to this genomic sequence to represent the inferred CDS: substituted 1 base at 1 genomic stop codon), translating into MPRGKKAKLHTCEKHRQAQHGTQDLRGAQVTATMMEALSSSSNPGPGVDAKGKSGARFCNHLKSPQGALATTTVPVGVSPTRSSKRALGKIRKKRNSSQPPLSNVRSGKHSLTRQTGLLVQFLLHMCKMKKPIKKANMLKIIDKKYQNXFLRILKSASDRMEVVFGIDVKKDNTAKHCYVLVSKMNLPHNGILHHGRGFSKTGLLMNLLDVIFMKGNCTTEEDIWDFLGKMNIYAGKRHFIFGEPKKLITQDLVQLKYLEYQQVPGSDPACYELLWGLRAHAEASKMRVLEFLARINHLDSSAFHFGYEEALKDEEERAQASGCPSVPPAVPSTPSEAEANSALCGSRE